Proteins encoded by one window of Orbaceae bacterium BiB:
- a CDS encoding response regulator transcription factor has product MINILLIDDDVELAQMLSEYLTNESFKVKVVHTGQEGIDEALSGKFKAIILDVMLPDINGIDVLKSIRQSVKVPVIMLTAKGDNIDRVLGLELGADDYVPKPCYPRELLARLRAVLRRVDDQPSLGPVETSNKKYEFNNLILDIPQRLCSWNDVTIELTSTEFNLLALLVKNQERVVTKEELSEAGLGRARELYDRSVDVHISNIRQKLHQLTKDAVTIETIRAVGYRIRS; this is encoded by the coding sequence ATGATAAATATTCTATTAATTGACGACGATGTTGAGCTTGCTCAAATGTTAAGTGAATACTTAACCAATGAAAGCTTTAAAGTAAAGGTAGTTCATACTGGTCAGGAAGGTATTGATGAAGCTTTATCAGGTAAGTTTAAGGCTATAATTTTAGACGTTATGTTACCTGATATTAACGGAATTGATGTTTTAAAAAGTATCCGTCAGTCAGTAAAAGTACCTGTCATAATGTTAACAGCTAAAGGTGATAATATTGATCGTGTTCTTGGTCTAGAATTAGGAGCTGATGATTATGTACCTAAACCTTGTTATCCGCGTGAGCTACTTGCTCGATTAAGAGCTGTTTTACGTCGTGTTGATGATCAACCATCTCTAGGTCCAGTTGAAACAAGTAATAAAAAATATGAATTTAATAATTTAATACTGGATATTCCTCAACGGTTATGTAGCTGGAATGATGTTACTATTGAATTGACATCAACTGAGTTTAACTTACTTGCTTTATTAGTTAAAAATCAAGAGAGAGTTGTGACCAAGGAAGAGCTTTCTGAAGCTGGTTTAGGAAGAGCAAGGGAGCTTTATGACCGTAGTGTTGATGTTCATATCAGCAATATTCGTCAAAAATTGCACCAGTTGACTAAAGATGCCGTGACTATTGAAACAATAAGAGCGGTAGGATATAGGATTAGATCGTAA
- the gmhB gene encoding D-glycero-beta-D-manno-heptose 1,7-bisphosphate 7-phosphatase, with translation MKPAIFLDRDGTINIDHNYVHQIDDFDFIDGVIEAMLELKKMGFLLVITTNQSGIARGIFSQEQFDALTEWMDWSLIDRGVEIDGVYYCPHDPLYTNCDCRKPKPGMILTAQQDLNIDVANSYMVGDRVSDLLSGRNAGVKKTVLVKTGDPLTPEAETQADWIIDSLAELPSKIKNEQLKK, from the coding sequence ATGAAGCCTGCAATTTTTCTTGATCGTGATGGTACAATTAATATTGATCATAATTATGTACATCAAATTGATGATTTTGATTTTATTGATGGTGTGATAGAGGCCATGCTTGAATTAAAAAAAATGGGTTTTTTACTTGTCATTACCACCAATCAATCAGGTATTGCTAGAGGTATCTTTTCACAAGAGCAGTTTGACGCCCTAACAGAGTGGATGGATTGGTCCCTAATAGATAGAGGTGTGGAAATTGACGGAGTATATTATTGTCCTCATGACCCTCTTTATACTAATTGTGATTGCCGTAAGCCAAAACCAGGAATGATTTTAACTGCTCAACAAGATTTAAATATTGATGTCGCTAACTCATATATGGTTGGAGATCGTGTTTCTGACCTTTTATCTGGTAGAAATGCTGGTGTTAAAAAAACAGTGCTTGTAAAGACAGGAGATCCTTTAACACCAGAGGCTGAGACACAGGCAGACTGGATAATTGATAGTTTAGCTGAATTACCTAGTAAGATAAAAAATGAGCAGTTGAAAAAATAA
- the metN gene encoding methionine ABC transporter ATP-binding protein MetN yields MIRLENISKTFIHNKKNIEALKDININVPAGQVYGVIGKSGAGKSTLIRCINLLERPTSGKVFIDNQEITGLSNHQLIYIRRKISMIFQHFNLLSSRTVFDNVAFPLELDRVPKKQIKVKVNQLLELVGLTDKASVYPANLSGGQKQRVAIARALANDPKVLLCDEATSALDPETTRSILELLKNINKKLGLTILLITHEMDVVKQICDQVAVISDGKLIEQASIGEMFSNAKSDIARQFIQATLHLNIPDDYLKRLSPIHEEGLNPLLRLEFSGVSVDSPLLSQAAKEFNIDNNIISAQMDYAGGVKFGIMLTEMIGSQLATKNAIQFLQNNNTKIEVLGYV; encoded by the coding sequence ATGATAAGACTTGAAAATATTTCTAAAACATTTATCCACAATAAAAAAAACATCGAAGCACTAAAGGATATTAATATTAATGTTCCTGCTGGGCAAGTATATGGTGTAATCGGTAAATCAGGTGCAGGAAAAAGTACCCTGATTCGTTGTATTAATCTATTGGAAAGACCAACAAGTGGTAAAGTTTTTATCGATAATCAAGAGATAACTGGATTATCTAATCATCAGTTAATCTATATTCGCCGAAAAATAAGTATGATTTTTCAACACTTTAACTTATTGTCTTCGAGAACAGTCTTTGACAATGTTGCGTTTCCATTAGAATTAGATCGCGTACCTAAAAAACAAATTAAAGTAAAAGTGAATCAACTTTTAGAGTTAGTTGGTCTAACAGACAAAGCCAGTGTATATCCGGCTAATTTGTCAGGAGGACAAAAACAACGAGTTGCTATTGCAAGGGCATTGGCTAATGATCCAAAAGTATTGTTATGTGATGAAGCAACCAGTGCTCTAGATCCAGAAACAACACGTTCTATTCTAGAATTGTTGAAAAATATTAATAAAAAATTGGGTTTAACAATCTTACTTATTACGCATGAAATGGATGTTGTTAAACAAATTTGTGATCAAGTTGCAGTAATAAGTGATGGAAAATTAATAGAGCAAGCATCCATTGGAGAAATGTTTTCTAATGCTAAAAGTGATATTGCAAGGCAGTTTATTCAAGCTACATTACACTTAAATATTCCTGATGATTACTTAAAAAGATTATCTCCGATTCACGAAGAAGGACTGAATCCATTATTAAGATTAGAGTTTTCTGGTGTTTCAGTTGACTCACCACTATTATCCCAAGCAGCAAAAGAGTTTAATATTGATAATAATATTATTAGCGCGCAAATGGATTATGCGGGAGGCGTTAAATTCGGTATTATGTTAACTGAAATGATCGGATCTCAACTTGCTACAAAAAACGCAATTCAATTTTTACAAAATAATAACACCAAAATAGAGGTTCTCGGTTATGTCTAG
- the metI gene encoding methionine ABC transporter permease MetI, giving the protein MSSFLPSFKPFETLFRFLSQFDFWHSFVAFCSQFNGFNGSMLIKLAQATDDTIYMVILSGFFGLVIGLPLGILLYTTRQGQILECRMANSILSFVTNIFRSIPFIILIVWIIPFTYIAMDLLTGTKTFLGKQAAIVPLSIAVAPLIARMVENALLDVPKGLIEAARSMGATPLQIIYKVLLPESLPVLINSMTITLITLTGYIAMAGAVGAGGLGQLAIQYGYNGYKLAIMNTVLVILIIIVFIIQFIGNKLVKRVTHH; this is encoded by the coding sequence ATGTCTAGTTTTTTACCTTCTTTTAAACCTTTCGAGACTTTATTTCGGTTTTTATCACAGTTTGATTTCTGGCATAGTTTTGTTGCATTTTGTTCGCAATTTAATGGCTTTAACGGAAGTATGCTTATAAAATTGGCACAAGCAACAGATGATACTATTTATATGGTTATCTTATCTGGTTTTTTTGGTTTAGTTATCGGGTTACCTTTAGGTATTTTATTATACACGACTCGACAAGGCCAAATTTTAGAATGTAGAATGGCAAATTCAATTCTATCATTTGTAACCAATATCTTCCGTTCAATTCCATTTATCATATTAATTGTATGGATTATTCCATTTACCTATATTGCAATGGACCTACTAACAGGAACAAAAACCTTTCTTGGTAAACAAGCTGCAATCGTGCCACTAAGTATTGCCGTTGCCCCGCTAATTGCTAGAATGGTAGAGAATGCATTATTAGATGTGCCAAAAGGATTAATTGAAGCTGCTCGCTCTATGGGAGCAACACCATTACAGATTATTTATAAAGTATTATTACCTGAATCATTGCCTGTATTGATTAATAGCATGACAATTACGCTTATTACGTTAACAGGTTATATTGCAATGGCTGGTGCAGTCGGCGCTGGTGGACTTGGGCAACTAGCTATCCAATATGGTTATAATGGCTATAAATTAGCAATCATGAATACTGTACTTGTTATACTTATTATTATTGTGTTTATTATCCAGTTTATTGGTAATAAGCTTGTAAAACGCGTTACACATCACTAA
- the metQ gene encoding methionine ABC transporter substrate-binding lipoprotein MetQ produces the protein MKFKKLAIITTLASVFFLSACDKKDEAATSPASPTAISSIKVGVISGPEQEVAEEAKQQAKDLYNLDVELVVFNDYVTPNQALNDGLIDVNGFQHKPYLDQQVAERGYKLAIVGNSFVYPIAAYSNKLKPITDKPADANGVVVTSPRGESYFIAANSTIAIPNDPTNLGRALLLLQKQGLITVDPEKGLLPTVIDITSNPYNLNIIEIEAPMLPRSLDDAQVDLAIINNAFAGQVNLTPSKDGIFVEDKDSPYVNILVAREDNKDDPNVINFVKAYQTDAVAEKANEIFNGGAIKGW, from the coding sequence ATGAAATTTAAAAAACTGGCTATAATTACAACTCTTGCAAGTGTTTTTTTTCTGAGTGCTTGCGATAAAAAAGATGAAGCTGCAACTAGCCCTGCTTCTCCAACTGCTATTTCTTCAATTAAAGTTGGTGTAATCTCGGGCCCTGAACAAGAAGTCGCTGAAGAAGCAAAACAACAAGCAAAAGATCTATATAATTTAGATGTGGAACTTGTCGTATTCAATGATTATGTTACACCAAACCAAGCATTAAACGATGGACTTATAGATGTAAATGGATTTCAGCATAAACCTTATTTAGATCAACAAGTCGCTGAGCGTGGTTATAAACTAGCCATTGTTGGTAACTCATTTGTTTATCCAATTGCTGCTTATAGTAATAAATTAAAACCAATAACAGATAAACCAGCTGATGCAAATGGCGTCGTCGTTACTTCACCTCGCGGGGAATCATATTTTATTGCAGCGAATTCAACGATTGCCATTCCAAATGATCCAACAAACCTAGGTCGCGCGCTATTATTATTACAAAAACAAGGCTTAATTACTGTAGATCCTGAAAAAGGTTTACTACCAACAGTAATTGATATTACTAGCAACCCTTATAATCTAAACATTATCGAAATTGAAGCTCCAATGTTGCCACGTTCTCTTGATGATGCACAAGTAGATTTAGCAATAATTAATAATGCATTTGCTGGCCAAGTGAATTTAACACCAAGTAAAGACGGAATCTTTGTTGAAGATAAAGACTCTCCTTATGTTAATATTCTTGTAGCTAGAGAAGATAATAAAGATGATCCAAACGTCATTAATTTTGTAAAAGCATACCAAACAGATGCTGTTGCAGAAAAGGCTAATGAAATATTTAATGGTGGTGCAATTAAAGGCTGGTAA
- the tsaA gene encoding tRNA (N6-threonylcarbamoyladenosine(37)-N6)-methyltransferase TrmO, with product MINLTPIGTIHSPYKEKFGVPRQPNLVPLGKGELHLLPPFNNPECVKGLEQFSHLWLLFIFNHTIEQGWQNTVRPPRLGGNEKVGVFASRSTFRPNPIGLSAVELHDIINVNGQIILKLGSVDIVDKTPIIDIKPYIPYSDCYPNAAASYANNKPLPSLTVIFSNKAIEQLKSLPELQELIIQVVSQDPRPAYKKKSTRPQIFGITLSNMNIRFEVENNIATIIDIS from the coding sequence ATGATTAATTTGACACCAATCGGTACAATCCATTCACCATATAAAGAAAAATTTGGAGTTCCAAGACAACCAAATCTTGTCCCACTAGGAAAAGGAGAGTTACATCTCTTACCTCCATTTAATAATCCTGAATGTGTGAAAGGATTAGAGCAATTTTCACATTTATGGTTACTCTTCATCTTTAATCATACAATCGAACAAGGTTGGCAAAATACAGTTCGTCCCCCTAGATTAGGTGGAAATGAAAAAGTCGGTGTTTTTGCAAGTCGTTCAACATTTAGACCTAATCCAATTGGATTATCAGCAGTTGAGCTACACGATATTATTAATGTTAACGGACAGATTATTTTAAAATTGGGTAGTGTCGATATTGTTGATAAAACTCCAATCATTGATATTAAACCTTATATTCCTTATAGTGATTGCTATCCAAATGCGGCGGCAAGCTATGCGAATAATAAACCACTTCCATCATTAACCGTTATATTTTCTAATAAAGCAATCGAGCAACTAAAATCGCTACCAGAATTGCAAGAACTAATTATTCAGGTTGTCTCACAAGATCCTAGACCTGCATATAAAAAGAAGTCGACGCGACCACAAATATTTGGAATAACATTAAGTAACATGAATATTCGTTTTGAAGTAGAAAACAACATAGCAACAATTATAGACATTAGTTAA
- a CDS encoding altronate dehydratase family protein, with translation MKFGCEPVLNILVSVETNSMKNIIKINDNDNVIIALENLNKGDSLSINNKLITVLQDIPSGHKVAIKTISLNENVIKYGFPIGHATTIIQVGEHVHTHNVKTNLGELQEYQYQPTKIAIASEFSDREIKIYRRENGEVGIRNELWIIPTVGCVNGIAQQISKKFIAQLAAQGEQFENVYVLAHPYGCSQLGKDHQNTRTILQDMVKHPNAGGVLIVGLGCENNQLAAFRETLGDYNSERVSFMILQEERDEIATGLAHLNQLYQKMRNDKRVTGKLSELKFGLECGGSDGLSGITANPLLGKFSDYVIAHGGTSVLTEVPEMFGAETILMSHCINQPTFEKTVNMVNNFKRYFMEHNQPIYENPSPGNKAGGITTLEDKSLGCTQKAGNSQVVDVLEYGERLTCAGLNLLSAPGNDAVATSALIAAGCHMVLFSTGRGTPYGGFVPTVKIATNTALAEKKQTWIDFNAGQLVEGTPMLELLKQFIDLIVNIANGQTSCNENNDFRELAIFKNGVTE, from the coding sequence ATGAAATTTGGTTGTGAGCCAGTATTGAATATTTTAGTGAGTGTTGAGACTAACAGTATGAAAAATATTATTAAAATCAATGATAACGATAATGTTATTATTGCATTGGAAAATTTAAATAAAGGTGATAGTTTATCTATCAATAATAAGCTGATAACCGTTTTGCAAGATATTCCTTCTGGGCATAAAGTTGCCATTAAAACGATTAGTCTAAATGAGAATGTGATTAAATATGGTTTCCCGATTGGCCATGCTACTACCATCATACAAGTAGGAGAACATGTCCATACTCATAATGTAAAAACCAATCTTGGCGAGTTACAAGAATACCAATATCAACCGACCAAGATAGCGATAGCGAGTGAGTTCTCTGATCGAGAAATTAAAATTTATCGTCGGGAAAATGGTGAAGTGGGGATTCGAAATGAACTCTGGATTATACCAACGGTTGGTTGTGTTAATGGTATTGCTCAACAAATAAGTAAAAAATTTATTGCACAGCTAGCCGCACAAGGTGAACAGTTCGAGAATGTATATGTACTTGCTCATCCTTATGGTTGTTCTCAATTAGGTAAGGATCACCAAAATACACGAACTATTTTACAAGACATGGTAAAGCATCCTAATGCAGGTGGCGTCCTTATTGTTGGCCTCGGTTGTGAAAATAATCAGTTAGCAGCTTTTCGCGAAACATTAGGCGATTATAATTCTGAACGCGTTAGCTTTATGATTTTACAAGAAGAACGAGATGAAATAGCTACGGGTCTCGCTCATCTTAATCAACTTTACCAAAAAATGAGGAATGATAAACGAGTAACCGGTAAGCTAAGCGAACTAAAATTTGGTTTAGAGTGTGGTGGCTCTGATGGTTTATCAGGAATTACTGCTAACCCACTATTAGGAAAATTTTCTGATTATGTTATCGCTCATGGTGGAACAAGTGTTTTAACTGAAGTACCTGAAATGTTTGGTGCTGAAACAATCTTAATGTCACACTGTATTAATCAACCAACTTTTGAAAAAACAGTTAATATGGTTAATAACTTTAAACGTTATTTTATGGAACATAATCAACCGATCTATGAGAATCCTTCTCCTGGTAATAAAGCGGGCGGAATTACGACACTGGAAGATAAATCTTTAGGATGTACTCAAAAAGCGGGTAATAGCCAAGTTGTTGATGTATTAGAATATGGAGAACGTTTAACTTGTGCTGGATTAAATCTACTTTCAGCACCAGGTAATGATGCGGTGGCGACTAGTGCACTAATTGCTGCTGGTTGTCATATGGTTCTCTTTTCTACGGGAAGGGGGACGCCATATGGCGGATTTGTGCCAACAGTAAAAATTGCAACCAATACCGCATTGGCAGAGAAAAAGCAAACTTGGATTGATTTTAATGCTGGTCAATTAGTTGAAGGGACTCCGATGCTTGAATTATTAAAACAATTTATAGATCTCATTGTTAATATTGCAAATGGTCAAACTAGTTGTAATGAAAATAATGATTTTAGGGAATTAGCTATTTTTAAAAATGGTGTAACTGAGTAA
- a CDS encoding zinc-binding alcohol dehydrogenase family protein translates to MSSMKYIVIPEPGKVEIRDMEKPVLQKGEAILKVLYGGICGSDMGTYKGTFLYASYPRIPGHEFSAEVVEVGENTFGIKKGMIVTANPYFNCGTCYSCRRGFVNCCTSNQTLGAQRDGIFRQYYSMPIERIYDGKGLDALTLAMIEPFCISYHSVQRTAVKEGDKVLVVGAGPIGLFAVMAAKLKGAEVYVSDMMQNRLDKALEIGATGVIRTDKEDFATRVKEITNGDGFDVCIECVGLPQTFQNCIDAAAFRGRIGLVGVSKQKLDFAFTQIQTKELDVSGSRNALKKDFIELIDLVKSGKCNVKSIITDVYELEDAQKAFKDMADDPISRLKSVIKIG, encoded by the coding sequence ATGTCTAGTATGAAATATATTGTTATTCCAGAGCCAGGAAAAGTTGAAATTAGAGATATGGAAAAGCCTGTTTTGCAAAAAGGCGAGGCTATTTTGAAGGTTCTTTATGGTGGTATTTGTGGTTCCGATATGGGAACTTATAAAGGCACCTTTTTATATGCGAGCTATCCTCGGATTCCTGGACATGAATTTTCAGCTGAAGTTGTCGAAGTTGGAGAAAACACGTTTGGCATTAAAAAAGGTATGATTGTTACCGCGAATCCTTATTTTAATTGTGGAACATGCTATTCCTGCCGAAGAGGATTTGTGAACTGCTGTACGAGTAATCAAACCTTAGGTGCTCAGCGAGATGGCATTTTCCGTCAATATTATAGTATGCCTATTGAACGTATTTATGATGGTAAGGGGTTAGATGCTTTAACGCTTGCTATGATTGAACCTTTCTGTATCAGTTACCATTCTGTTCAGCGAACAGCAGTTAAAGAAGGGGATAAAGTATTAGTTGTTGGTGCAGGTCCAATTGGTTTATTTGCTGTAATGGCAGCAAAACTAAAAGGTGCTGAGGTTTATGTTAGTGATATGATGCAAAACCGTTTAGATAAAGCCCTCGAGATTGGTGCCACTGGCGTGATTCGTACTGATAAAGAGGATTTTGCTACCAGAGTTAAAGAGATTACTAATGGGGACGGTTTTGATGTTTGTATTGAATGTGTTGGTTTGCCACAAACATTCCAAAATTGTATTGATGCTGCGGCATTTAGAGGGCGAATTGGTTTAGTTGGCGTTAGTAAGCAAAAGCTGGATTTTGCCTTTACTCAGATTCAAACTAAAGAGTTAGATGTATCGGGTTCTCGTAATGCTTTGAAAAAGGATTTTATTGAATTGATTGATTTAGTGAAATCAGGTAAATGCAACGTTAAAAGTATTATCACTGATGTATATGAACTTGAAGATGCTCAAAAGGCTTTTAAAGATATGGCGGATGATCCAATTAGTCGATTGAAATCTGTCATTAAAATTGGTTAA
- a CDS encoding tagaturonate reductase, whose protein sequence is MTKQLNRQNFSGPVYPEKVIQFGEGNFLRAFIDWIIDNLNEKTDFNSGITIVRPIDSHQPKLDEQDGLYTTVIRGINEQGDAVAVPRIIYSVNRELSVYEEFAQYLKCAENPELEFVFSNTTEAGIAFNNKDQLSDTPPATFPAKLTIFLHHRFKYFNGQKEKGLIIIPCELIDYNGEKLKEYVIDYAKLWNLSTDFINWLNEANTFCSTLVDRIVTGYPKDEVDKLEQELGYKDKFLDTAEYFYLFVIQGPSWIKDKLKLEQVDLNILVVDDIKPYKERKVGILNGAHTAMVPVAYLAGIRTVGQAMSDNQIECFIKNLLNKEVIPTLSLDKDELNQFAHDVLNRFRNPFIKHELIAISLNSLTKFKTRLLPQLLTYSQKFNQPPKYISFSLAALIAFYRGEYQGQVIPLTDDKPLLDRFNEWHPLYQSNVKKLVSNVLGMSDHWEQDLNNIPGLTDLVTANLTAILSNDIKAIIPQN, encoded by the coding sequence ATGACTAAACAACTTAATCGCCAAAATTTCTCAGGTCCTGTTTATCCTGAAAAAGTGATTCAATTCGGTGAAGGCAATTTTTTAAGAGCTTTTATTGATTGGATTATTGATAATCTTAATGAAAAAACAGATTTCAATAGTGGTATCACCATTGTTCGTCCGATTGATAGTCACCAGCCAAAACTCGATGAGCAAGATGGATTATATACGACAGTCATTAGAGGTATTAATGAACAGGGAGACGCTGTTGCCGTTCCTCGTATTATCTATTCTGTTAATCGTGAATTGTCAGTATATGAAGAGTTTGCACAATATTTGAAATGTGCTGAAAATCCTGAATTAGAGTTTGTATTTTCAAATACCACCGAAGCTGGGATTGCATTTAATAATAAAGATCAGCTATCAGATACACCACCAGCAACATTTCCTGCAAAATTGACAATATTCTTACATCATCGCTTTAAATATTTTAATGGTCAAAAAGAGAAAGGATTAATTATTATTCCTTGTGAATTAATTGATTATAACGGTGAGAAATTAAAAGAGTATGTTATTGATTATGCGAAGTTGTGGAATTTAAGTACAGATTTTATCAACTGGCTTAATGAAGCAAATACTTTTTGTTCAACATTAGTTGACCGTATTGTTACTGGTTATCCAAAAGACGAAGTAGATAAGTTAGAGCAAGAGCTCGGTTACAAAGATAAGTTTTTGGATACGGCAGAATATTTTTATCTCTTTGTTATTCAGGGTCCGAGTTGGATTAAGGATAAATTGAAACTTGAACAAGTAGATCTAAATATTTTAGTTGTGGATGATATTAAACCTTATAAAGAACGTAAAGTTGGCATACTTAACGGAGCCCATACGGCAATGGTTCCTGTCGCATATCTTGCTGGTATTCGTACTGTTGGGCAAGCAATGTCTGATAATCAAATCGAATGTTTTATTAAAAATCTTTTAAATAAAGAAGTGATTCCTACATTATCTTTGGATAAAGATGAACTTAATCAATTTGCACATGATGTATTGAATCGATTTAGAAATCCGTTTATTAAACATGAGCTTATTGCTATATCGCTTAATTCATTAACTAAATTTAAAACGCGTTTATTACCGCAATTGCTGACTTATAGCCAAAAATTTAATCAACCACCAAAATATATTTCATTCTCATTAGCTGCTTTGATTGCGTTTTATCGTGGTGAATATCAAGGACAAGTTATTCCACTCACTGATGATAAACCATTATTAGATCGTTTTAATGAATGGCATCCGTTATATCAGAGTAATGTAAAAAAATTAGTTTCTAACGTATTAGGTATGTCAGATCACTGGGAACAAGATTTAAATAATATTCCAGGTCTTACCGACTTAGTGACAGCAAATCTGACAGCAATTTTATCAAATGATATTAAAGCTATTATCCCACAGAATTAA
- a CDS encoding GntR family transcriptional regulator has translation MSRNPTLRQRTINQFIDCVLKNILTFPLPPLITLADMFNVSRTTMRAVLVHLSDTGVLNQVDEQYYLQRKPTEQDKMNGIFEEREVQDQHFENYFYHLINSHKLLPGDRFDEIQLSKDAKVNPIVVREFLLRFLHYGLINNYEKGKWALIIVDKDYAEKLYEFRSILEIFALRSFMAQKNDHINWTKAKELLQRHKNLQQNINNDYTLFATLDRDFHQLILSSNNNPFFVQSFDLISVIFHFHYQWDNSDLKQRNSVAVSEHIAVLSAMLQKDETKAIAALCKHLNTAKMSMRESIDRSLKIKNR, from the coding sequence ATGAGCAGAAATCCAACTTTACGACAAAGAACAATTAACCAATTTATTGATTGTGTATTAAAAAATATTCTCACTTTTCCCTTACCACCACTCATTACTCTTGCTGATATGTTTAATGTCAGTCGAACTACAATGCGAGCGGTCTTAGTACACTTATCGGATACAGGTGTTTTAAATCAGGTAGATGAGCAATATTACCTACAACGTAAGCCAACAGAACAAGACAAAATGAATGGTATTTTTGAAGAACGAGAAGTACAGGATCAGCATTTTGAGAACTATTTTTATCACTTGATCAATAGTCATAAACTGTTACCAGGTGATCGTTTTGATGAAATTCAATTATCTAAAGATGCCAAAGTTAATCCGATTGTTGTTCGGGAATTTTTACTGCGGTTTTTGCATTATGGTTTAATTAATAATTACGAAAAGGGAAAATGGGCACTGATTATAGTAGATAAAGACTATGCAGAGAAACTTTATGAGTTTCGTAGTATTTTAGAAATATTTGCTTTGCGCTCATTTATGGCACAAAAAAATGATCATATTAATTGGACTAAAGCTAAGGAGTTATTGCAGCGGCATAAAAACTTACAACAAAATATTAATAATGATTATACTTTATTTGCAACACTTGATCGCGATTTCCATCAATTAATTCTGTCATCTAATAATAATCCATTTTTTGTACAATCTTTTGATTTAATTTCTGTAATCTTTCATTTTCATTATCAGTGGGATAATAGTGACTTGAAACAACGCAATAGTGTTGCTGTGAGCGAGCATATTGCAGTATTAAGTGCAATGTTACAAAAAGATGAAACGAAAGCGATAGCAGCATTATGTAAGCATCTTAATACCGCTAAAATGTCGATGCGTGAATCGATTGATCGTTCTCTAAAAATAAAAAACAGATAA